Below is a genomic region from Kribbella qitaiheensis.
CGCATCTACACCCTCAAACGCGAGGTACTCACCGGCGGCGAGGCGTTGGGCACCATGTCCTGGGGCCGTGACACCGACGAGCACGAAGCTCGTGAGCAGTTGGCCGCGTTCGTCGCTGCTGGCGGCACTCTGATCGATACGGCCGCGGCGTACGGCGAACCCGAACTGGGACCCGGCGAGGATCTCGAAGAGCACGCTGTCGCGGCTCGAGAACGGGCAACGGCGGCCAACTCTTGAACTTCTTCTTGCGTTGTCGCATGCCTATCGTGTCCCGCTTGACGACCTCGTCGAGGCGCCGGCCGAGGGCGATCCGCGCCTCCAGCTCAAGCCTGCTCGCATCAAGGGCAGGACCGTGATCCCGCTGACCGGGCAGCCCGATGGCGTGCAAGCCTGGAAGATCGTCATCCCGACCAGCAAAGTCACTCCAGAGCCACGGGCACATGACGGCTACGAGTGGATCTACGTGCTGTCCGGCCGCATGCGTCTTGTGCTCGGCGACCAGGACTGGGTGCTCGGACCCGGCGAGATCGCCGAGTTCAGCACCCAGCTGCCGCACTGGTTCGGCAGCACAGGAGACGACCCCGCGGAGATCCTCAGCATCTTCGGCCGCCCCGGCGAACGCATGACCATCCGAGGAACCCCACCCCAGGCATAGCGATCGAAGCTCAGCGGTCGTCGGGGGCGGGACGCAGGTCGAGGCGCATGAGGATGCGAGGGTGGCCGGCCAGGACGGAGGTGGTGTCGGCGGCCTTGGTGAAGCCGGCGTGATCGAAGTTCTTCCGGAGTCCCGCGTACGCCATCGTCAGGTCGACCTTGGCGTCGCCGTTGTCGAGTGGGTACGCCTCGATCACCGGTGCGCCGTGGTTGCGGGCGAACTCGACAGCGCCGCCGATGAGGCTGTGCGAGATGCCCTGCTTGCGGTGCCCGGGCCGTACGCGGACGCACCACAGCGACCAGACAGGTAGATCATCGACGTGCGGGATCTTGCGGTTGCGGGCGAACGAGGTCTCCGAGCGTGGTGCGATCGCGGCCCACCCAACCGGGACATCGCCGTCGTACGCAAGCACTCCGGGAGCCAGCTCGGCTCGGCACAGTCCAGCGACATACTCGCCCCGGGCGGGACCGCGCAGCTCATTGTTCAGCTTGGACGGGATCCGGTAGCTAAGACACCAGCACACGTTCGACCCAGGCGACTTCGGACCGAGAACGGCGCGCACATCCTCGAAAACCACAGCCGGTCGAACCTCAATACTCATCACCCCACAATTCCACAATTCCAAAGCTGGCCGACGGTGCGGGGACATGCCGGCAACGCGTGCTGTGGAGCGCGGGCTAGCGTTTTGCGGGGGTGTAGGTCAGGTGGGTCACCCGGGATGATGCGGCCGTGTGGGTCTGGGCCAGGGCGAGGCGGTCGGGGTCCACACGGTCGAACAGGCGGATGCCGGTGCCGAACAGGACGGGCGCGAGGGTCACCGAGAATTCGTCGACCAGGCCGGTGTCCAGGTACTCCTGAATCGTCTCGGCGCCGCCGGCGATGCGCACGTCGCGGTCGCCGGCGGCTTCGCGAGCCTGGAGCAGTGCGCTCTCGATGCCGTCGTTGACGAAGTGGAAGGTAGTGCCGCCCGGCCGCTCCCACGGGTCACGCTTGGTGCGCGTGACGACGAACACCGGGGTGTGGAACGGCGCATCCTCCGGCCAGGCCAGCTCGCCGGCCTCGAACATGCGCTTGCCCATGACGCTCGCGCCGGTCCGCTCGTACGTCGCCCGGGCGACGTCGTTGTCGAGTCCTTCCTCGCCGCCCTCTCCGAGCTTGAGGTTCTCCCGGAACCAGCGCTGCGCGAGCAGCCACGCCTGCAGCTCCGACCACTTCGCCATCCAGCGCTGGACCTTCGGGTCGTTCTGACCCCCGGGCGAGAAGACGTCCTCGACGGGTACGGCTTCCGGCGCCATGAAGCCGTCCAGCGACATCGTCACGCTGAAGAACACCTTTCCGGCCATCAGCTTTCCGCTCCGTTCCGGGTGAGTTCGGCGACGTACGCCGCCAGGTTGCGCAGGGTCTGCTCGCCGCCCTCGATCGCGTGGTACTTCTCCGCGGCCTCGTCGCGTAGTTCCTTGGTGCGGAACACCGTGCGCATCACGATCCGGGTCCGGTCCCCGGCCGGCTCGAAGGTCAGGAGCGACTCGAAGGTGTTCGGGTCGTCGCGGGATTCGCCGTGCAGCAGCGCGATCCGCTCCGGCGGGACGATTTCCCGCCAGGTGATCCACTCCTGGTAATCGGTCCCGTCCGGCCCGTGCATCACGAAGTCCCACACCCCGCCGACGCAGAACTCGAAGGACCGCGTCTTGGTGCTGAAGCCCTCCGGTCCCCACCACCGCGACAGGTGCCGGAGTCCTGTGAACGCCTCGAACACAAGCTCCCGCGGGGCGCCGATCACCCGGGAGATCACGATCTCGCGGTCCGCGGTCGCCTGCGCGGGCTCGCCACCGCTACTGGTCGTCGTCATCGTGTGGTCCCTCCTGCCTTGCCTGCTTCAATTCCTGTACGTACTCGTCCAGCCGGTCGAAGCTCTCGCTCCAGAACCGCTCGAAGCCGCCCACCCACTCGTGGATCGGCCGCAGCCCGCGGGCGTCCAGGTCGTACAGGCGCTGCTTGCCCGCCCCGCGGACCCGCACGAGCCCGACCTCCCGGAGGACCCGCAGGTGCTTGGACGCCTGCGGCTGGGTCATCCCCAGGTCCCGCGCCAGGTCGGTCACCGGCCGTTCGCCGCCCCGCAGCAGCACCAGGATCTCCCGCCGCTGCGGTTCGGCGATCGCGTTGAACGCGTCCGAGGTCGTGGCCGCTCGTGCCATGGCGCCATCATATGCCCATATCGGAATGCGTCAATCCTCTTCGCACCACAGGACGGGCTGTCCGCACTATTTCCGGCGGAGGTCAGGCTGTGGCGAGTTGGGCGACGATGGTGTCGATGTTGCTGATCAAGGACAGGTGGCCTTCGCCGGGGACCAGGTGGGTGGTTGCGCCGGCGACGTGCTCACCGAGCCAGCGCCCGTGGTCTCGCGGGACCATGCGGTCCTGGTCGCCCTGCCAGATCGAGACGGGCACCTTGATGGCGGCCAGGTCGACGCCCCAGTCGGTGAGGAACGCGAGGTCGTCGTCGCGCCAGCCGTCGTACCCGCAGGAGACGGCGGCACGACAGGACTCGGCCAGGTAGCCCGCGAGGCCGTTGTTCAGGGCGGCCTGATCGACTGCGGACAGCAGGTCGCCGAACGCGGCGACGACGTCGTCGGGCCGGACATCCTTCAGGCCGGCGCTCGCCGCGGTGAGGAATTCGTCGAGTGCTTCTTTGCCGGTCGCCGCAGCCCCGAATTCGGAGAGGTTGTCCTCGCCCATACCGGCAAGCCAGTCGAGCCCTGCGGCGTCGTACGGCGCCACGCCCGCGATGATCGCCGCAGCCCGGCATCGGTCCGGAAGTAAGGCCGCGCAGGCGAGTGCGTGTGGACCGCCACCCGACCATCCCAGCGTGACGAAGTCATCAGCACCGACAGCGTCGAGCAGCGCTGCGACGTCGTCCGCTACGTCGGCCACCCGGCGACCCGGCTGCGGACTGCTGTCGCGATAGCCCGGTCGACTGTGCGTGACAAAGCGCATCCCGTGCCGGGCGGCCGCCTCGGCGACGGGCCCCAGGACCATGGCGACACCCGGCGTGCCGTGGTGCATCACCAAGGGCCGCCGACCGGCCGGCCCCTCGACCAAGTACTCCAGAACTCTGCCACCGCTGACTTCAAGTCGTTCCACTAGGCGATCGTAGGCCCGGCGGGGCAAAGGGATGCGCGTGAGCGGAGGCGATATCTGTACATACTTCACACAGAAAGAATCCCTCCCCGAAGCCGATTCAGGGTCGAGGCCGCCTGGTCAGCGAAGTACGGCCCAGACGGTTTTGCCGCCGGTCGTGGTGGGTGACCACCCCCAGGAGGCCGAGAGTGCGGTGACGATCCGAAGGCCGAATCCGTTGGTGGATGGCTGGTTAGGGATTGTTTCGAGCTGCATCGGCGGCTCTGGGGCGAGGTCGGTCACGGCGACGGTGAGCAGTCCGCGGCGTAGCTCCAGCCGGTGGATCAAGTCGCCGCCGGTGTACCGCAGGGCATTGCTGACGAGCTCCTCGCTGACTGCGGTCGCGTCTTGGGTCAGGTTCGCGCAATCCCACGTCGTACAGGTCTGGCGGACCTGGCGACGGCCGGCCGGAGCGCTCTGCAAATCGTGCGGCAAGACCCTGAGTGTCAGCCGGCGGAGCGGAAGGTCTCTTGCCGCGGTCATGGCCTCGGCGAGCGTTGAGGCGATCCGCAGGTACCGCTCGAGCGACCGGGATCGTAGTCGCTGCTCCATTTCGGGAGCTGCGACGAGCAGCAGCGGCACCCCGGACCACAACGCTGCTTGCCGTGCGACCACGGCGAAGATGCTCAACGTGTGCACTTGGCCGACCTGTAACCGCGCCAGGTCGACCAGAACGGCTTGCGGCTGATCAGCAAGGCACTTCAGCAGAGCATCTCGCAACTGAGGCGCCGTGGAGACCGAGAGCAACCCAACAGGGGCGACGATCGTCATCTCGTCGTGTGCACTCAACCCGATCTGGAGTGCAGTCGGCGGAGGCCCGGAAGCTGGACGAGATTCCCGATCGGGCATGGCGAGTCGCCTACTTAAGTTGTGTCCGTCTCTTGACCCACCGTCGCACGGATGCGCCCCGCTGTCACCGGCGCATAACTTGAGTACCTTCGAGGGACACCCATCGCCTCAAGCTGCGGTCAGTTGACCGTTGCTGGTGGGACGCCGTCGCTCTGGAGGACGGGTTTCTTCTCGCGCCTGCGGGGGAGCATCAAGGCCGGCACCAAGGTGAGGCAGACCAGTGCCCAGGCGACCCAATAGGTGTGGGAGAAGGCTGTCGCGGCGTCGACCAGTCCGCGGCCGATGGATGCGGGGTCGAGGTGGAGCCGCGCAAGACTGTCCGGCCGGGTGTTGGAGAGGATGGCGGCCTGAGTCTCGCGGAGTCCATCGCCCACGCCGGGGACGCCTTGCGTACCGGGGATGATCGGCGAGTTGTTGAGCTGGTTGGTGAGGATGACCGACATCGTCGCGACCCCGCAGGACGAGGCGATCTGCTGGCTGATGTTGAGCAGCGTCGACCCGCGCGCGACCTGGGGACCGGACAGGGTCCGCAGCGCCGTCGTGAACAACGGCATCATCGTGCCGCCCATCCCGAAACCCATCACGACCAGCATGGCGATCAGGACGGGGTACGGCGTGGTCGCGGTGATCTGGGTCAGGCCGAACATACCCACCACGATCAGCCCGATCCCGAAGGGCACGATGCGGCCCACCGGGATCTTGTCCACCAGTCGCCCGGCGATCGGCATGGTCACCATGGCGCCGAGTCCCTGTGGCGCCACCAGGAGACCCGCATGCAGCGTGGACTCGCCACGGATCTGCTGGAAGTAGGTCGGCACCAGCAGCAGCCCGCCGAAGAAGGCCGCGGCGAACAGGAACATCGTGATGATCGAGATGGTGAGGTTGCGATCGCTGAACAGCCGCAGATCGAGCAGCGGGTGCGCCGGCCGGAAGGAGTGCCAGACGAACGCCGCCATCAGTAGCACCCCGGCCAGTACCGAGATCCACACCCGCGGCGCGGTGAAGTCACCGCCCTCGGCGGGAAGCGAGGAGACACCGAAGAGGAACAGCGCGAGCCCGGGAGACATCAGCGCCAGTCCGAGGAAGTCCAGCGACTCCGACCGGTGGGCGGTGTCCGGCGCCAGCGCGAACCAGGCGTAGACCAGCGCGGTCGCACCGAGCGGGACGTTGATGAGGAAGATCCAGTGCCAGCTCGCCACCTGGATCAGCCAGCCGCCCAGGATCGGCCCCAGGATCGGGCCGAGCAGCATGGGTACGCCGAGGATGGCCATCAGCCGCCCCATCCGGCGGGGTCCCGCGGCCTGGGTCATGATCGTCATGCCGAGTGGCATCAGCATGCCGCCACCGAGCCCCTGCAGGACACGGAAACCGATCAGCATGTCGATGCTCGACGCGGTGGCGCACAGAGCCGATCCGGCCGTGAAGAGGAAGATCGCGCTCATGTAGAGCCGCTTGGTGCCGAACCGATCGGCCGCCCAGCCGGTCAGCGGGATGACGGTGGCGAGCGCGAGCGTGTACGCCGTGACCGTCCAGGCGACGTGGGAGTAGGCGATCGGGCCGTCGGCCGAGCCGAACTCGTCCTGGAAGGTCGGCAGGGCGACGTTGACCACCGTGATGTCGAGGATCGACATGATGGCGCCCAGCACCACCACGCCGGCGATCTTCAGAACGGCCGCATCGATGTTCTCGGGATAGTCGGACCGGGTCGCTGGCTGGCTCACCGTGGTCTCCCCCTGAGCGCGAGATCTGATCGCCAACGAGCGTACGCGCGACCTCCGGCGGGCACGAGCACATTTTCGATGCTCGCGTCCGCCGCCGCCTGGGTCTATTCGCGCCAGCCGGTGAGTTCGACGGACTTGCCGGTGTCGACCCGGAAGGCGAGCTTGATGGCGATCTCGGCCCCGGCGGCCAGTTCGAGCTTCCAGGTGAGTACGCCGAGGTCGGTGGTTTCGGCCGGCTCCGGTACGGCGGTGATCGGCCTGACGGTGATCTCGTGGTCGCGTGGTACCGGCACTTGATCGAGCACCGTGATCCGGGCCTGGCGCGGGGTGTGGTTCTCGATCTTGGTCTCGTACTCGACCTCACGCCGGCGGGTCGACCCGAGCGTCGCCTTGCCGGCGGTACGGCGTACCAGCTCGCGCTCGACGCGGATCCGGTCGTCCAGACCGAGGGCGAGCTCGACGTCTTCGCCGGGAGCCCACATCGGCAGCGCGGCCGAGCCGACGAAGTCCGCCTCGTGGAAGACAGCGGCCCTTCCGGCGGGCAGCGTGTGCGTTGACGAGTTCACCACCGTGGCCCGCAGATGGACGTCGGCCGACCGGACCGGCGCGGTGATGTAGTCCAGCTCGGTGTCGAGGTCGACGGACGCGATCGTCGTACGGTGTGAGGCTCCGTCCGCGGGCACGGCAACCGGTCGCGGCGGGCTGTAGGTCGCTGCTGTGATGCCCTGTTCGACAGTCGCGACCAGGTCGGCGAAGGGGGGTGCCGCAACTGACTCAAGGCTCTGCGCGCCGAACGAGGCCGGTCTGGCAACGTCACGACTCAGCGGGGCGCCGGCCGGCGCGACCGGTACCGGCGGGTGGTAGCGATCGAGGTACCAGGGGTCTAGCTCGGGCACCTTCGCGGTCACCATCGGGCGCGCGGTCGACAGGGTGAGGTCGCACTCCGGCCAGTCCTCGCCGGTGTGCTGGGTGATCAGGCCGTACCAGCTGAGGGTCAACTGGTCACCCGTGAGACGGACGTCGTACGAGCTGGTCCAGCCGGCGCCAGGCACGACGTACGAAAGCTCGATCTCCACCTCCGCCTCGGATTCCAGAGCCAACCCGACAGCAGCCGAGCGGCGGTCGGGAGAGCGTTGCGCCGCGATCGCGGCAAGCCGGCGGTCGGCAGCCGCAAGGCGTTCCTCGGCCTCGTCCCGCTGCTTGGCCAGCCCCCGGCGCTTCGCCCGTACGGCGGACAGCCGGCCGGCCAGCGACTCGGTGAACTCACCCAGGTCGAGGCTCGCCTCGCCGGCTGCAAGGGTCCGGGCGAAGGTGCCGCCGGCCCGTCGGCCCAACTGTGCCAGGAACTTGTCGAGCTGGACCTGGACCTCATCGGCATCGGTCAACTCGTCGACCTCGGCCTGGGCCTCGACGCGTTGGCGCGTCAGCTCGGCCACGGTTTCGTCCGGCGCCTGCGGATGATGCCGCATTGCCACGTCCACGCCGAGCACAGTGGCCGGTCCGCGGCCGGAGACCCGGACAGAGTCTTCCTGCAAGGCAAGGGGCAGCGACTCGACGTACACGGTCTGGTCGCCGGCCGGCGCGCTGATCCTGCCTCGCCGGGTGATCCGGGCCCGGTCGGGATAGACCACCACGGCCACGATCGGTGCGTCCACTACGAGTTCGCTCATCTCCCGACAGTAGCGGCGTCCGGGCCGGATCCCCCTAGGCGCCCACCTGCCCCGAGGCGATGCGTCCAACCCACCCTCGGCTGGCCCCGGAGACCTCGTCTGCGAGCGACACGCATTGCCCGCTGAAGCGGTAAAACTCTCACTACAGTGAGTAGTTGCTGGTAGGTGAGGTGGCGACGTCGGGGGAGGGGCAAGCGCTTCGAGGTGAGGTGGCAACGATTCCATCAGAATCCGAGCTCGTTGAGGGGACGCCGTGATTGATGCTCGACTTGTGGCCGTTCTGGTTGCCGATCGGGTGACGGGGCGCTTCGCCGACAAGACACGCGAGGTCGCCAGGTACGTACAGAAGGTGGACGGGCGGGTCGAGATCGTCTTCACCGGCCGCTCCGGATCGTACAAGTACGGCCCGGAGCGGGTGCGGATCGTCGCGCCGGTCGAGCGTGTTCGCCTTGGCGAAGGTCGGTTGGTCGAGGTCGACGGCGCCATCTGGGAGACCGCGACGGAGGTCTGCACCTTTCACGGCCCGGACGGGGCGTGGTCACGTGTCTTCTACTCGACGGGGCAGGGTGAAGCGCGCCGCAGCCGACCGGCGGCGCAGGTGCGGATCGTCACGGATGCTGCGGGTACCTCGAGGGTCCCTTCGCCTTCGGCCTGGTCCGCCTGCTCCGGCGCGAGCTGAAATCCGCCTGACGGTTTCCCGGCCGATCGATAACTTTGATCACCGCGGGCGCATCTAGTAGGTGTCCTGAGGGGGGCAACGTGAATTCTCACACCATCAGTCCTGCCCATGTTCGCCTACCGATCCGCACCGCTGCTGTACTGCCCGACGGCTACACCGTGCGTCCTGCTGAGCCTCGTGATGCCGAGTCGCTCTTCGGACTGCTCTCGGCTTACAACACGGCGGTGGTCGGATTCGCCGACTGCACGCTGGAAGCCGTTGCCGACAGCCTTGTCGAGCCCGGCATCGACCATGTGACCGATAGCTGGCTGGTGCTCACTGGGGACGGGGTGCTGGCGGGGTACGCGTCGGCGTTCGGCAAGGGTGACCTCCAGGTGATCGGCATCGAGGTGACCTCGCAGGACCCGTCGGTGGCCGCCTGGCTGTTCGACCGGGCGATGTGCCGCGCCCGGGAGATGGGACGCGATCGCGGCCATCCCGAGATCACCGTCGATCTCTGGAGCTACCGGGCCGACGAGTCGCTGGCCGCTCTGCTGGCGGACAACGACATCACTGCCTGTACGACGTACCACCGGATGCGGCTCGACCACACCGGACCCGTCGCCGCGCCCAACCCACCCGCGGGCGTCGTAGTACGCCGCGGCGCGCATGACGACGCCACCCGCTGGGCTGCTCACGAAGTCATCATCGACAGCTTCCGCGGCCAGTTCGGCTTCGTCCCTCGCCCGCACGACGAGTGGGTCGAGGCGCTCGAGGCGAGCTCTATGTTCGCCTGGTCACAGCTGATTCTGCTAGAGATCGACGGGCGGGCAGTTGCCGTACGCACGTGCTTCGACGATTTCATCGAGTCCGACAACTGTGGCTACGTCGGCATGCTCGGCGTAGTCGAAGAATTCCGGGGGAGGGGATTGGCGAAATTCCTCCTCCAAGACTCCTTCGCCGCCGACGCGGCCGCCGGTCGAACCGGCACGATCCTTAACGTCGACACCAACAACCCGACCCCGGCACTCGGCCTCTACACGTCAGTCGGCATGACCCCCACCCTCGTCCTCAACGGCTGGCGCCGAGTCGTACCCACCGAGCCGGCTAGCTGATCGCCAACAACCTCCACGAGATCCGCCACCACGCGAAGTAGGTCCAGGCCCAGTAGGGCTCGGGGCTAGGTGAGTTTGAGGACTCGGGCTGATGGTTCGCCGGATGGTGCTGTGACGGTTAGTAGGTCGTCGTACCAGGTGAGGGACCAGCCGTCGAGGGAGGCTGGGAAGAGCGGGGCGATCGTGCCTGTGGGGAGCTGGAAGGTGATCTGGGTCTGGTCTCCGGAGCGGTGCCAGAGGGTTAGGTAGCGGGGGTTGGGCCGGCCAGGCCGAGTGCGACCCGTTCGTCGGTCCAGTGCGTAGTCCGACTGGCCAGAACGGCGTGGTGTGTTCGAGTTCCGGCAGGATGGCGCGGTGGGCCGCCAGGGCCGATCGGACGAGTTCGAGTTCGTCGGCGGTCATCCTGTTCAGGTGGCCGGACAGGTACATTCGGCCGAGGATGCCGTTCACCAAGCAGAAGGTGAACTCTTCGCGGGACGTGCCGTTCCGCGGATAGGCCCAGTTGCCGGCCTGTTCGGGAAGGACGGAGGCAGGTGCCGCCGCCGCGATCGTTGCGTACAGCAATGGGTCCTGCTGGTCCGAGGTCGACTGCAGATGCAACCGGGACAGCATCGCGTAGTCCATCCGCATCGCGCCGGACGCACAGTTCCCAGCAGCAGGTCGGGGTGCCGGGCATGATCCCTGCCCACGTACATCCCCACAGGCGAGTAGCCCAAAGCAACGACCCACCATCCCGCGCCATGGTCGAGGAGCTTCCTTGACAAGACGAGTGTTGTCGGCGTCCTATCAGAGGTAAGTCATTGGGGGAGCTGAGCGGAGACGATGGGCATTTACAGGAATGCGGTGCTGCCGCGGCTGATCAATGTTGCGTGCGGCGTCAAGTCGGCGCGGCCGAACCGTGAGCGCGTCTGCGCCGGGCTGGCCGGCGAGGTGGTCGAGATCGGCTTCGGGACCGGGCACAACGTTCCGTTCTACCCCGCGGCGGTCACTGGCGTCGCGGCGGTCGAGCCCGCGGATCTGGCCTGGAAGCTCGCGGCGAAGCGGTTGGCAGACAGTGGCGTGCCGGTGCGGCGATCGGGCCTCGACGGGCAAGTGCTCCCATTCCCTGATGACACTTTCGACGCTGCCCTGTCGACCTGGACCATGTGCACGATCCCCGACCTCGACGCTGCGTTGTTCGAGCTGCGGCGCGTACTGCGGCCGGGTGGCACGCTGCACTTCCTGGAGCACGGGTATGCGCCCGACGAATCGGTGGTGCGCTGGCAGCACCGGTTGGAGCCGATGAACAAGCGGCTGTTCGGCGGCTGTCATCTGACCAGGAGAATCGACGACGCCGTACGAGCTGCCGGGTTCGACATCGTCGAGCTCGACCAGTTCTACGAGGAGGGGGCGCCCAAGCCGATGGGGGCGCTCAATCTCGGAATCGCCACCTCCGCCTGACCTACCCCCGGCCAGCTCGATCAGCCTGGCCGAGACGCCGTGTTACTTACGGGCTGCCAGACGACCGTACGGCGATCCTTCGCCCCGTTGTTCGGACGTGCAAGAACCCAGCTACTGCTATTGGCCGGTGGCCTGCGACAACCGTTGCTGGAGTCCGGTCGCACGGAGTGCTCGACGGCTCAGCGCCAGGCGTAGGGCAGCCTCGGTGCCGACGACCCGTACCCGGTCCTGGGCGCGAGTGACGGCTGTGTAGAAGAGTTCGCGGGTGAGGAGTCGGGACTCTTCGCCTGGCATCAGGACGGTGACCTCGGCGGCCTGGCTGCCTTGGGCTTTGTGGATGGTCATCGCGTGCAGGGTCTCGATGTTGCCGAGTCTGCTGGGGGCGAAGTCGAGGCGGCCGCGGGAGCTGTTGATGAAGACTCGCAAGGAGCCGTTGGGGAGTCGGATCGTCACTCCGACGTCGCCGTTGTAGATGCCGAGGGCGTAGTCGTTGGCGGTCACGAGCACCGGTCGGCCGACGTACCAGGTGTCCCAGAGCGGGTCTTCGGTTTCTTCGGTGATCCAGCGCTCGACTGTCCGGTTCCAGTAGTTGACGCCCCAGGGGCCTTCCCTGTGGGCGCACAGCAGGCGGTGGCGGTCCAGCGCTTCCAGGGCGGCGTCGGTATCGCCCGCTTCGGCGGCTTGCCGGATTGCGAGTACGTCGGGAAGCAGGGCGGACCGGAGGGCTTCGCGAGGGTCGTCGTCCTCGATGAAGCGCACCCGGTCACCGCCGCTGCGCAGTACGGCGAGAACGTCTTCGGGGCGGTCTTCCCGGACGGCCAGTGCCAGGTCGCCGATCTCGCTGCCGAAACGGTGAGAGGTGCGAAGCTCGGCCGCTTCGATGTGTCCGCCACCGACCAGGCCGTCGACGAGGTCGGCGAGTACCGCCCCTGCCTCGATGGAGGCCAGTTGGTCGGGGTCGCCGACCAGTATCAGCCGGGCCTCGGGCCGGACGGCTTCCAGCAGCCGCGCCATCATCGTCAGCGAGACCATCGAGGTCTCGTCGACGACGATGATGTCGTGCGGCAGCCGGTTGTCCCGGTCGTGGCGGAATCGGGTCGACGAGTCGGGGCGGCCACCGAGCAGCATGTGCAGGGTCCGGGCGTGGAAGTCGCCCAGCCTTTCAGTGTCTTTCGCATCAAGGCGTTGGGTCATCTCGCGCCGGACCGCCTCTTCAAGACGACCCGCGGCCTTGCCGGTTGGTGCGGTGAGTGCGATCCAGGGACGGCGGTCCCCGGCGATCTCCGCCTGTTCCGCGAGGACAGCCAGCAGGCCGGCGACAGTGGTGGTCTTGCCCGTGCCTGGACCACCCGTCAGAACCGTCGTCCATTGCCGCGCCGCAGTCTCTGCTGCGTTGCGCTGCTCGACGTACGCAGTACCGGGGAAGAGCCGGTCAAGTCCTGCAAGCAAAGCTCTTTCGTCGGCGATCTCTGGTGCGGTTCGGCCGGCTCGGCGGCGAAGGTCCTGCTCGACTTGTTCCTCCTCCCGCCAGTAGCGATCGAAGTACAGGCGGGTGTCCTCGAGGTGGAGCGGGCGCGGATCGGCGAGCAGGGGACTGACGGCAAGAGCCGCGAGCCATTCGTCCAAGGCGGGCCAGGCCAGCTCTTCGCCGTCCTCGCCGACTTCGTCACGGACCTCGGCGAGGTCGAGGCAGATGGATCCGGCCCGGACGGCTCGCGCCACCAATGCGCAGGCGAGCGCCACGGA
It encodes:
- a CDS encoding class I SAM-dependent methyltransferase; this translates as MGIYRNAVLPRLINVACGVKSARPNRERVCAGLAGEVVEIGFGTGHNVPFYPAAVTGVAAVEPADLAWKLAAKRLADSGVPVRRSGLDGQVLPFPDDTFDAALSTWTMCTIPDLDAALFELRRVLRPGGTLHFLEHGYAPDESVVRWQHRLEPMNKRLFGGCHLTRRIDDAVRAAGFDIVELDQFYEEGAPKPMGALNLGIATSA
- the recD gene encoding exodeoxyribonuclease V subunit alpha, which translates into the protein MTTTVDEFDSTLALTATGILRDFNMAGVILAADVHVASRLTALLAESNESVALACALVARAVRAGSICLDLAEVRDEVGEDGEELAWPALDEWLAALAVSPLLADPRPLHLEDTRLYFDRYWREEEQVEQDLRRRAGRTAPEIADERALLAGLDRLFPGTAYVEQRNAAETAARQWTTVLTGGPGTGKTTTVAGLLAVLAEQAEIAGDRRPWIALTAPTGKAAGRLEEAVRREMTQRLDAKDTERLGDFHARTLHMLLGGRPDSSTRFRHDRDNRLPHDIIVVDETSMVSLTMMARLLEAVRPEARLILVGDPDQLASIEAGAVLADLVDGLVGGGHIEAAELRTSHRFGSEIGDLALAVREDRPEDVLAVLRSGGDRVRFIEDDDPREALRSALLPDVLAIRQAAEAGDTDAALEALDRHRLLCAHREGPWGVNYWNRTVERWITEETEDPLWDTWYVGRPVLVTANDYALGIYNGDVGVTIRLPNGSLRVFINSSRGRLDFAPSRLGNIETLHAMTIHKAQGSQAAEVTVLMPGEESRLLTRELFYTAVTRAQDRVRVVGTEAALRLALSRRALRATGLQQRLSQATGQ